In a single window of the Luteibaculum oceani genome:
- a CDS encoding rhodanese-like domain-containing protein, with product MSKMRSTYISNMGGFLFSICLFVLPILGMAQDKKVDSFAFRMLLNSMLKHDVREILIDSAYTLHQKGEAVFLDARERGEYEVSHIKEAKWVGFDDFKIERVEDIKKSSPVVVYCSIGARSEKITRTLKEQGFTQVYNLYGGIFEWVNKEYPIYKEGKPTDSVHGYSKMWSVWLNKGTVVYE from the coding sequence ATGAGTAAAATGAGATCCACCTATATTAGCAATATGGGTGGATTTTTGTTTTCTATATGTTTATTTGTCCTTCCAATATTAGGCATGGCGCAGGATAAAAAAGTCGACAGTTTCGCATTTAGGATGTTACTGAATAGTATGCTCAAACACGATGTTCGGGAAATACTTATCGATTCGGCTTACACGCTACATCAAAAAGGAGAGGCTGTTTTTCTCGATGCTCGCGAGCGAGGGGAGTATGAAGTTTCCCATATAAAAGAGGCTAAATGGGTGGGCTTTGATGATTTTAAAATAGAACGCGTGGAGGATATCAAAAAATCTTCACCGGTTGTTGTATACTGTTCTATAGGTGCGCGAAGCGAAAAAATTACCAGAACACTGAAAGAACAGGGGTTTACCCAAGTTTATAACCTTTACGGCGGAATTTTCGAATGGGTAAATAAAGAGTACCCCATTTACAAAGAGGGGAAGCCTACCGATAGTGTTCATGGCTACAGTAAAATGTGGTCGGTATGGCTAAATAAAGGAACAGTGGTGTATGAGTAG
- a CDS encoding Dps family protein gives METTLNKNYIGLGEKETKNLATELNQLLADYHVFYQNLRAAHWNIKGENFFTLHEKFEELYNNAKENVDEVAERVLTLGYVPIHKLKDILAESNIVEVDTTGNDKELVSTLLDNFKTLLTQERKVLELASGAGDEATVDLMTGYISAQEKICWMLAAFLK, from the coding sequence ATGGAAACTACTTTGAATAAAAACTACATTGGACTCGGAGAAAAGGAAACTAAAAATTTGGCAACTGAGCTAAACCAGCTATTGGCGGATTACCACGTTTTTTATCAAAATCTTCGTGCAGCCCATTGGAACATTAAAGGTGAAAACTTCTTTACGTTGCATGAGAAATTTGAGGAGCTCTACAATAATGCCAAAGAGAATGTTGATGAGGTGGCAGAGCGTGTTCTAACCCTAGGATATGTGCCAATTCATAAGCTGAAGGACATTTTAGCTGAAAGTAATATAGTGGAGGTAGATACCACAGGGAATGATAAGGAATTGGTATCCACCTTACTGGACAACTTTAAAACTTTGCTAACGCAAGAAAGAAAAGTACTAGAACTGGCAAGCGGAGCAGGAGATGAAGCCACAGTAGACCTTATGACGGGGTACATTTCTGCCCAAGAGAAAATCTGCTGGATGCTGGCCGCTTTCCTTAAATAA
- a CDS encoding hydrogen peroxide-inducible genes activator, which yields MTLIQLEYVIAVHNHKSFSKASEACFVTQPTLSMQIQKLEDELGVILFDRKKKPIGTTEIGEMVVEQARDLVSGEKAIKELVSQYKGAIAGELKVGIIPTVAPYLLPLFLPNVIKAYPTLNLQIEEKTTEEIIDNLLADHIDIGILATPLSNPRITEYPLYSEGMYFYVSPKHPLYQKESIDINEIDGKDMWLLHKGHCFRNQVLKLCERFNKDHIQGLAFESGSIETIIKIIDSHNGLTMIPETALFTLAPEQKKHVRPIEKNQPGREISIVVSRTYLKKQLIQELNNMIVEALPATLKHNKVRILDIN from the coding sequence ATGACACTAATTCAACTGGAATATGTAATTGCGGTTCACAACCACAAAAGCTTTAGCAAGGCTTCAGAGGCATGTTTTGTTACACAGCCTACTCTTTCTATGCAAATTCAAAAGTTAGAAGATGAATTGGGGGTAATCCTATTTGATAGAAAAAAGAAACCCATTGGAACTACGGAAATTGGAGAGATGGTTGTTGAGCAGGCAAGAGACCTAGTTAGTGGAGAGAAGGCTATTAAGGAGTTAGTATCTCAATATAAAGGAGCGATTGCGGGAGAATTAAAAGTGGGGATTATTCCTACGGTAGCCCCCTACCTCCTCCCTCTTTTTCTTCCCAATGTTATAAAGGCTTATCCAACCTTGAACTTACAAATTGAGGAAAAGACAACTGAGGAAATTATTGACAACTTACTAGCAGACCATATTGACATCGGAATCCTAGCCACACCATTGAGCAACCCTCGAATTACTGAATATCCACTATATTCAGAGGGAATGTATTTCTATGTTTCTCCGAAACATCCACTTTATCAAAAAGAAAGTATTGATATAAATGAGATAGATGGTAAAGATATGTGGTTATTACACAAAGGACATTGCTTTAGAAACCAGGTATTAAAATTGTGTGAGAGATTCAATAAAGATCACATCCAAGGCTTGGCGTTTGAAAGCGGATCCATTGAAACCATTATTAAAATTATTGACAGTCATAATGGGCTTACCATGATTCCCGAAACCGCTTTATTTACCTTGGCTCCAGAGCAAAAAAAACACGTAAGACCCATTGAAAAAAACCAACCTGGTAGAGAAATAAGCATTGTTGTTAGCCGGACCTATCTGAAAAAACAGTTAATCCAAGAACTGAACAACATGATTGTCGAAGCCCTACCGGCAACCCTTAAACATAATAAAGTTCGCATTTTAGATATCAATTAA